A segment of the Carya illinoinensis cultivar Pawnee chromosome 1, C.illinoinensisPawnee_v1, whole genome shotgun sequence genome:
aaattaattttttaataatagatcttattatttttcaaaatgagtgtaAGATACTTGTACAATTAtgactatatctaatattattattttataataaatgtaatcaaaataacatttcaaaaattttaaatctcaaaatattagTTTCAGATTTTAGAATTTGGtatcttatataatcattataatttttttaaaattttcacacaaaatataataaataaataatttttttaaatttaaaaataaaattatattaaaaattatagtatatttaatttttagtttttattttatttcatatcatCTATCCAAGATTCCAAACAAGGGCTGAATGCGTCGGGCAACTTGAACTTGAGTCCTCTCCTCTTTGAAAttctttaaaaagtaaattatagAAGTTATTTTGGAAATTCCAGTCATCCCTGTGAAATATAAAAAGGACAAAGCCCTTTTGGTAGTCACTCTCTTCCTCTGCAAAACCGAACCCTGGTTCTTCAAGAAGTAATATCAGCAGGCGCTCTCTAGGATGGCCGGAGGTAATCAGAACAAAAGCGCATCCCATAAGCCTTCTCCAtcctcagcctcctcctctcaACGCAAGTCTCGCTGGGAATCCGATAACCCACCCTCCGACTCCTCCAAAAAATCCGCTGACCCCAAACACAGCAAACCCCCATCCAACCCCACTTCGAAACCCCCGAGCTCACCCCATCACAAAATCCCCACCGACCCAAGTCATTCTGGCCATGCTCCAATCCGCTCTCCGGGACCTCCATTTCCCTTTCCCGACCCCGCCGCTCTGGGCCCTCCGCCTCCCCCGGTCTACGGTTTCCACATGCTCGACCGGCGTACTATAGTTCTTGCCGACGGTACCGTCCGGTCCTACTTTGCCCTCCCGCTCGATTACCTAGATTTTACTCCGCCCCGGCCTCCCGCGGGAAGATTCTTGCCTATGGGCCCCGGTCCAAGGCCCGAACAGGGCGGGTTCGATAACCGTTTTCCAGCACCGGCGAGTCCCGGAGGGTTTAGTAGGCATCAGGATTATTGGAACTCGCTAGGGCTCGATGGGCGTGGGACCGCTGAGGGGTCGATGAAGAGGAAGTATAGAGAGGAGGATGAGAAGGATGAGTTCGCCAAGCACATACCGCAATTCGCGCAGTATGGGCACTCCAACGGTCTTCCGGTGGGTCACGGCGGTGACCGGGGCGAGTCTTTTGCTGGAACCAGTGGCCCGTTTGGCCGGGGCGATGAATATAGGGCATCGAAGTACATGAGGGTTGGTGGTAATACGGGTCTTAAGCACCTTGAAGTCGATCAGAACGCATTGAAGAAGGCGTTTCTCCAATTTGCGAAGTTAATTAATGAGAATGCGACTCAAAGGAAGAATTACTTGGAGGAAGGAAAGCATGGAAGGCTTCAATGCATTGCTTGTGGCAGGTCTGCTTAGTTTGAGCTGGATATTCTTTCATACTCTtctatttctttaaaatttccTGCTTGGCTTGAAAAATCTGTTTTCATTTGGATGGGATGTTAGAACCTAGAGGAAACTACATTTCGTGCATTTTAAACTCTTCTTcgcaatattattatttttgctcCTAATTAACATATCGCGTCATGCGTTGGTGCTGTATTCGTTTTGAGCTATCCATAAGTCGTACCAAATGGGTATACGGAGGAAGTATATagcttcatcttttttttttcttcttcttctttcctttctgTGTTGCGCTAGGAGTTGGGATGGCTATTTGACATGTCTTCCACAATTGTATGTGCCTTCTATGGCCTATTAGACTGTGCAATAAAAACCAAGCATTTTGTtacttatctaaaaaaaattctgtaaGTATTGTTGAGCTGAGGCGTGAGAGATCAAATGCATTCTGCATAGTGTAGGTGTCAGGAATTAAAGTGAGATATAAGGAACTGTCAAGGTCCTCAAGGTGTTCGCAAGTCTGatatatatgtacatgtgtgtgtgtgtgtgtgtgtgtgtgtgtgtgtgtgtgtgtgtgtgtgtgtgtgtgtgtgtgtgtgtgtgtgtgtgtttaggtatgtatgtatgtctGTATTGTGtgcttgtttgtttttgtttttagtcaGTTAGCACTTTGGAGTTTACTTTTGGTATTTCTAACCAGGaggtgactttttttttttttgagtaaaaGTTCATGGTAGCTAAAGACTCTAACCAGGAGGTGACTTGTTAAGTTAACTTAACTTGACAAATAGGAGATTAAAAATAGGCGTGGGAAATGTGGTACTGTGATTGTTCTTGCGATTTACCTTTTGCAATTATTTAGAAACTTGCTTTGGTAGATTTAGGGACTTCTTTTTTTAGAAGTAAAGATACCACATTTTATTAAAGAGCACTTGGGGTGCAACCCACATACACTGGTGGTATAGATGGGTGAAA
Coding sequences within it:
- the LOC122275326 gene encoding uncharacterized protein LOC122275326; translated protein: MAGGNQNKSASHKPSPSSASSSQRKSRWESDNPPSDSSKKSADPKHSKPPSNPTSKPPSSPHHKIPTDPSHSGHAPIRSPGPPFPFPDPAALGPPPPPVYGFHMLDRRTIVLADGTVRSYFALPLDYLDFTPPRPPAGRFLPMGPGPRPEQGGFDNRFPAPASPGGFSRHQDYWNSLGLDGRGTAEGSMKRKYREEDEKDEFAKHIPQFAQYGHSNGLPVGHGGDRGESFAGTSGPFGRGDEYRASKYMRVGGNTGLKHLEVDQNALKKAFLQFAKLINENATQRKNYLEEGKHGRLQCIACGRSSKDFPDMHGLIMHTYNSDNADLLLDHLGLHKALCVLMGWNYSKPPDSSKAYQFLSADEAAANQDDLIVWPPVVIIHNTITGKGKDGRMEGLGNKAMDSKIRDLGFGSGKSKSVYGRDGHLGITLVKFSGDQSGLKEAMRLSEFFDKENHGRKAWARVQPLTFGRDDEKNPNLMRVDEKTGEKKRIFYGYLGTASDLDKFDLDMRKKAAIESRRERLSM